ATGTGAGAATGAATTGCTGCTCATTGGCTCAAGGGTTTCTTTTACATCGATGATCCCAATTGTACTTTGGTTGCTCAGTAAGAATTGGTAAGATGAGTTCAGGCACCCAACAATGTCAACATAGGTACTGAGGCTACCTAGAAGATAAAGATCAAGTCAGGGCCAAGGGACAGGAGGCATAGTTCAGGAAAGCTTTCTAAAGATTCATACCCAAGAGCTCAGGCTCCAGCCCTCCCCCAGTAGACCCAGGAGTCTCAGTGCAGGTGCAGGGCTCCGCCCTCACACCCAGGGTTATACTCTCCAGCCACACTCCCTCTGCAACAGCAGTCCAGGCCTCTGCACACCTGCCTCAGAGCCAGGAGTCCTCACCCCTCCTCCTGAGCCTCTGGAGTCATGGCCACAGTCTCCCTCATCCTGGGGATGCAGCCTTCACCCCTTACCTCCATGGAGGGCCAAGGAACCGGCATAGCATTTAGTGTCCTTAGGGCAGAAGACAAGCTTTGCTGAGAGATTGCAAGAACCCTTAAAATCCAAGCAGGCAGGACACTGGATGGATCCTGGCTCCTTGTGGcctgaggagagagaaggaggggctgCAAGGCAGGCTCTCAGCTGCAGCCACAAGCTGTTGCCTCAAGTGCTAAGTACCAGGGTCCCATACCTGAAAGTGACAGGGAATCAAGAAGGACACTGGTGCTGTTCGCCCTGTTGCACCCATTAGTGTCACAGAAGTGGACGTAAGAGGCAGCTACGATTCCAGGTCCAGTGGAATACACCTTGACATCTCTGCTCTTACCAGCAACCTTGCTGATGCCTTTGCTCCCCATTATGACAGATTTTTCACCTAGAGGCATACAAGAGTGAAATCAAGGCATAGAAGGAAAAGATGGTGAGAACTGAACTGGATGCCCTGTTCTTCGGTCCCTTGAGGCTCCCTCTCAGGCACAGTACAATCCCCAGGGACAACAGGGCAGATGATGGTCTCAGTCTGCCACAGACTGAAGTCCAAACCTGgctccctctgctctgcccctTGCAGACCCCGTTCCCAGGCCCCTGCACACACTGAGCACTGCGCCAGGCTGCAGCCTCACCCCGCTCAGCATCTCTTCTGCCCTGCTGGGTTCCCTCTACACTCTGCCCTTCACACCACACTTGGCTCCCTGGGCTCTGCTGccctctccttcccacttccctgtagaGCTGCAGGAGGACTCGGGCTTAGCAGAGCCCAGCACaggcatcctccctccctccttctttccctccccctatccctcctcctgtccttccccctctccctcctgctctctctcccccctccctcctcctctccctccccctctccctcctgctctttctccccctctccctccccctctccctc
This portion of the Apodemus sylvaticus chromosome 1, mApoSyl1.1, whole genome shotgun sequence genome encodes:
- the LOC127673592 gene encoding CD177 antigen-like, which translates into the protein MGACRIQYVLLLSLLGFSPCSDTLTCQDGSMMKFGKNFTKEAVEWRVDTTAIMHGNTLMCQETLLLIDIGEKSVIMGSKGISKVAGKSRDVKVYSTGPGIVAASYVHFCDTNGCNRANSTSVLLDSLSLSGHKEPGSIQCPACLDFKGSCNLSAKLVFCPKDTKCYAGSLALHGGSLSTYVDIVGCLNSSYQFLLSNQSTIGIIDVKETLEPMSSNSFSHVLVLSSLLAWMFGLSPLLSPLFAEICPLC